One part of the Vicia villosa cultivar HV-30 ecotype Madison, WI linkage group LG6, Vvil1.0, whole genome shotgun sequence genome encodes these proteins:
- the LOC131613003 gene encoding WW domain-containing protein C660.06-like: MGPGGPGGRGGGPGWGPGGPGGGPGWGPGPGGPGGGPGWGPGPGGPGGFFGGCANGLCSLISSCFYCLCCCWLVRDCFGGPPPRGPF; this comes from the exons ATGGGACCTGGCGGACCAGGAGGGCGTGGCGGTGGACCCGGTTGGGGTCCAGGAGGACCTGGTGGTGGACCCGGATGGGGGCCTGGCCCTGGTGGGCCTGGTGGTGGACCCGGTTGGGGGCCTGGCCCTGGAGGACCTGGTGGCTTCTTTGGTGGATGTGCTAACGGTTTATGCAGCCTCATATCTTCATG CTTCTACTGCTTATGCTGTTGCTGGTTGGTGCGAGATTGTTTCGGTGGTCCACCACCACGAGGCCCTTTCTAG
- the LOC131613004 gene encoding protein NETWORKED 3A, whose product MKEKMAGMNKNQQSNWWWLDTNTNTKRSPWLQSTLSELNEKTSAMLKLIEEDADSFAKRAEMYYKKRPELVSMVEDFYRTHRSLAERYDQVKPDTGISHLMSGGSPFASAKYQIEKLMSFADTGYDTYSENFDADESVESEVDDPDQEEKEETKFSYTKEEQVLSVAVAVAVNDEVMNLKNEIKRIKEENDIHKEQLKQKDTVCDEVKKLREEIEKLREENETQKEQLKQKDEEKIEVIKQLSLAVDLLKQDNVSMRSFIAKESTKKWKFPFEFNKLGGPFSVKLFNGTPRNQPSVELSTRRG is encoded by the exons ATGAAGGAGAAAATGGCTGGAATGAACAAGAATCAACAATCAAATTGGTGGTGGCTTGATACGAACACTAATACTAAACGTTCCCCTTGGCTTCAGTCCACTCTATCTG AGCTAAATGAGAAGACAAGTGCAATGTTAAAGTTAATTGAAGAAGATGCAGATTCCTTTGCGAAACGTGCAGAGATGTATTACAAGAAACGACCCGAGCTTGTAAGCATGGTTGAAGATTTCTATCGGACACACCGCTCGTTAGCTGAACGGTATGATCAAGTCAAACCCGATACAGGAATCAGCCACCTCATGTCAGGAGGATCTCCTTTTGCTTCGGCCAAGTATCAGATAGAGAAATTGATGAGTTTTGCAGATACCGGTTATGATACCTATTCGGAGAATTTCGATGCAGACGAGTCTGTGGAGTCTGAAGTTGATGATccagatcaagaagaaaaagaggagACCAAGTTTAGTTACACAAAAGAAGAGCAAGTTTTGTCTGTGGCTGTCGCTGTTGCTGTCAACGACGAAGTAATGAATCTAAAAAACGAGATTAAGAGAATAAAGGAAGAGAATGACATTCATAAGGAGCAGTTGAAACAGAAAGATACTGTTTGTGATGAAGTAAAGAAGTTGAGGGAAGAAATAGAAAAACTGAGGGAAGAGAATGAGACTCAAAAGGAACAACTGAAGCAGAAGGATGAAGAGAAGATAGAGGTGATTAAACAACTGAGTTTAGCAGTAGATTTGTTGAAGCAAGATAATGTGAGCATGAGAAGCTTCATTGCTAAAGAGTCCACTAAGAAATGGAAATTTCCATTTGAGTTCAATAAACTTGGTGGACCATTTTCTGTGAAATTGTTCAATGGGACTCCAAGGAATCAGCCTAGTGTTGAGCTCTCTACAAGACGCGGTTAA
- the LOC131613005 gene encoding probable indole-3-pyruvate monooxygenase YUCCA10 — protein MQVAPVIIIGAGTSGLATAACLTKQSIPFILLERENCFASLWQNYTYDRLHLHLRKQICELPHFPFPSSYPHYVPKKQFIQYLDNYVKNFNINPLYNRKVVLAEYVDGDEKWRVKAENGNSGEVEEYYGRFLVVASGETAEPRVPEVVGLESFKGKVMHSTGYKNGREFKDEHVLVVGSGNSGMEISLDLANFGAKPSIIVRSPVHFLSRDMMYYAGFLLSYLSLSTVEKLVVIVSRIVYGDLSKYGIPLPSEGPFTMKIKYGKFPIIDLGTVKKIKSGEIQVLGAEIESIRGNQVLLRDGKSYPFDSIIFCTGFNRSTQKWLKGGDDLLNEDGFPKPGLPYPWKGKNGLYCVGLSRKGFYGANFDAQNVANDIALLVPQDERK, from the exons ATGCAGGTAGCACCGGTGATAATAATCGGAGCTGGAACTTCCGGCCTAGCCACGGCAGCTTGTTTAACAAAACAATCCATACCATTCATCCTTCTCGAAAGAGAAAACTGTTTTGCTTCTCTATGGCAAAACTACACCTACGATCGTCTTCATCTTCATCTCAGAAAGCAAATTTGCGAGTTACCACACTTTCCATTTCCATCTTCTTATCCTCACTACGTACCCAAAAAACAGTTCATACAATATTTAGACAACTACGTCAAAAACTTCAACATCAATCCTTTATATAATAGAAAGGTTGTGTTAGCAGAGTATGTTGATGGTGATGAGAAGTGGAGAGTTAAGGCTGAGAATGGAAATTCTGGTGAAGTTGAAGAATATTATGGAAGGTTCTTGGTTGTGGCTAGTGGCGAAACGGCTGAACCTCGAGTACCTGAAGTTGTAGGGTTGGAGAGTTTTAAAGGGAAAGTGATGCATTCGACTGGGTATAAAAATGGAAGAGAGTTTAAAGATGAACATGTTCTTGTTGTTGGGTCCGGGAATTCTGGTATGGAGATTTCCTTGGATTTGGCCAATTTCGGTGCCAAACCTTCTATCATCGTGAGAAGCCCG GTTCATTTTCTTTCGAGGGATATGATGTATTATGCCGGATTTTTGCTGAGTTATCTGTCATTAAGTACGGTGGAGAAACTGGTGGTGATAGTTAGCAGAATTGTGTATGGAGATCTGAGTAAATATGGTATACCTTTGCCTAGTGAGGGTCCTTTCACTATGAAGATTAAGTATGGAAAATTTCCTATAATTGATTTGGGAACTGTCAAGAAAATCAAATCTGGAGAAATACAG GTGTTGGGAGCTGAAATAGAGAGTATAAGAGGTAACCAAGTGTTGTTGCGTGATGGAAAATCCTACCCATTTGACTCCATTATATTCTGCACAGGTTTCAACAGATCAACTCAAAAATGGCTTAAG GGAGGTGATGATCTTTTGAATGAGGATGGTTTTCCAAAGCCTGGTCTACCATACCCTTGGAAGGGTAAGAATGGTTTGTACTGTGTTGGATTGTCAAGGAAGGGGTTTTATGGAGCTAACTTTGATGCTCAAAATGTAGCAAATGACATTGCCTTGTTAGTTCCTCAAGATGAAAGAAAATGA